A genomic segment from Cyanobium sp. NIES-981 encodes:
- a CDS encoding carbohydrate ABC transporter permease, with the protein MLWQLYTSLRTPEALLAGAGGLGRGWTLANYGAVLSGDPPFWRYLLNSTVVGALSTLLTLVLAIPCAYALSRRQGLLRLLIGGGLLAAAVFPYVLLFLALLEVARQFGLANNLLALCLPYAGLSLPLALLLLQAAFAELPVELEENAVLEGFSLAQRLRWILLPLMGPSVVSTGLLVFLFSWNEFPIALTWLSRTDLLTLAPAMARIAGSSVFTVPYGAFAAATVLGSVPLLALLLLFQRQIVAGLTQGAIKG; encoded by the coding sequence ATGCTGTGGCAGCTCTACACCTCCCTGCGCACCCCGGAAGCGCTGCTGGCCGGCGCCGGCGGCCTCGGCCGCGGCTGGACCCTGGCCAACTACGGCGCCGTGCTCAGCGGCGATCCCCCCTTCTGGCGCTATCTGCTCAACAGCACCGTGGTGGGGGCCCTGAGCACCCTGCTCACCCTGGTGCTCGCCATCCCCTGCGCCTACGCCCTCAGCCGCCGCCAGGGACTGCTGCGGCTGCTGATCGGCGGCGGCCTGCTGGCGGCAGCCGTGTTCCCCTACGTGCTGCTGTTCCTGGCCCTGCTGGAGGTGGCGCGGCAGTTCGGCCTGGCCAACAACCTGCTGGCCCTCTGCCTGCCCTACGCCGGCCTCTCCCTGCCCCTGGCCCTGCTGCTGCTGCAGGCGGCCTTCGCCGAGCTGCCGGTGGAGCTGGAGGAGAACGCCGTGCTGGAGGGCTTCAGCCTGGCCCAGCGCCTGCGCTGGATCCTGCTGCCCCTGATGGGCCCCTCGGTGGTGAGCACGGGCCTGCTGGTGTTCCTGTTCAGCTGGAACGAGTTCCCGATCGCCCTCACCTGGCTGAGCCGCACCGACCTGCTCACCCTGGCGCCGGCCATGGCCCGGATCGCCGGGTCCTCGGTGTTTACGGTGCCCTACGGCGCCTTCGCCGCCGCCACCGTGCTCGGCAGCGTGCCGCTGCTGGCCCTGCTGCTGCTGTTCCAGCGCCAGATCGTGGCCGGCCTCACCCAGGGAGCGATCAAAGGATGA
- the glpK gene encoding glycerol kinase GlpK has protein sequence MGSALFLSIDQGTTSSRAALYDSSGRQVACCGAPLECRYPADGWVEQDPEAIWRSQLAALQELERAISEEQRRAVAACGIANQRETTVLWRRGSGEPLAPAIVWQDGRTASLCAEWKRQGLEATLRQRTGLLVDPYFSASKIVWSLRERPAVAAAAAAGELCFGTVDSWLLWHLCGRHATDCSNASRTLLMDLERLQWAGDLAAALGVPEQALPELLPCRAAFGSIAAGLPFAGVPITAMLGDQQAATLGQSCLAVGEGKCTYGTGAFLVINTGATIQRSSAGLLSTVGWTDADGRPTYCLEGSLFNAGTAIQWLRDGLRLIERSDQVNGLAAGCSSSGGVMLVPAFTGWGTPHWDPYARGLLIGLTRDTGPAQIARATLEGIALAVATLVELAEQALGAPLQDLAADGGAAAADLLLQAQADATGVPVRRRADLESTSRGVALLAGVQAGLLPGLEAWSGLAEAPGARRFEPALGVEQRQAWRRRWRQAVERSLHWQTEDSAPDAAGPPRQSTTTTTTTTTLTGAA, from the coding sequence ATGGGTTCAGCGCTCTTCCTCAGCATCGACCAGGGCACCACCAGTTCCCGCGCCGCCCTCTACGACAGCTCCGGCCGCCAGGTGGCCTGCTGCGGGGCCCCGCTGGAGTGCCGCTATCCCGCCGATGGCTGGGTGGAGCAGGACCCCGAGGCGATCTGGCGCAGCCAGCTCGCCGCCCTGCAGGAGCTGGAGCGCGCCATCAGCGAGGAGCAGCGCCGGGCGGTGGCGGCCTGCGGCATCGCCAACCAGCGCGAAACCACGGTGCTCTGGCGCCGCGGCAGCGGCGAGCCGCTGGCGCCGGCGATCGTGTGGCAGGACGGCCGCACCGCCTCCCTCTGCGCCGAGTGGAAGCGACAGGGCCTGGAGGCCACCCTGCGGCAGCGCACCGGCCTGCTGGTGGACCCCTACTTCAGTGCCAGCAAGATCGTGTGGTCGCTGCGGGAGCGGCCGGCCGTGGCCGCCGCGGCGGCCGCCGGGGAGCTGTGCTTCGGCACCGTGGACAGCTGGCTGCTGTGGCACCTGTGCGGCCGCCATGCCACCGACTGCAGCAACGCCAGCCGCACCCTGCTGATGGATCTGGAGCGGCTCCAGTGGGCGGGCGACCTCGCCGCTGCCCTGGGGGTGCCGGAGCAGGCGCTGCCGGAACTGCTCCCCTGCCGGGCGGCCTTCGGCAGCATCGCCGCCGGTCTGCCCTTCGCCGGCGTGCCGATCACGGCGATGCTGGGCGACCAGCAGGCCGCCACCCTGGGCCAGAGCTGTCTGGCGGTGGGGGAGGGCAAGTGCACCTACGGCACCGGCGCCTTCCTGGTGATCAACACCGGTGCCACGATCCAGCGCTCCTCCGCCGGCCTGCTCAGCACCGTGGGCTGGACCGACGCCGACGGCCGGCCCACCTACTGCCTCGAGGGCAGCCTGTTCAACGCCGGTACGGCGATCCAGTGGCTGCGCGATGGCCTGCGCCTGATCGAGCGCTCGGATCAGGTGAATGGCCTGGCGGCGGGCTGCAGCAGCAGCGGCGGCGTGATGCTGGTGCCCGCCTTCACCGGCTGGGGCACGCCCCACTGGGACCCCTACGCGCGGGGGCTGCTGATCGGCCTCACCCGCGACACCGGACCGGCCCAGATCGCCCGCGCCACCCTCGAGGGCATCGCCCTGGCGGTGGCCACCCTGGTGGAGCTGGCCGAGCAGGCCCTGGGCGCCCCTCTGCAGGACCTCGCCGCCGACGGCGGGGCCGCGGCGGCCGATCTGCTGCTGCAGGCCCAGGCGGATGCCACCGGGGTGCCGGTGCGGCGCCGCGCCGACCTGGAGAGCACCAGCCGCGGGGTGGCCCTGCTGGCCGGGGTGCAGGCCGGCCTGCTGCCGGGGCTCGAGGCCTGGAGTGGCCTGGCCGAGGCGCCCGGGGCACGCCGTTTCGAACCCGCCCTGGGGGTGGAGCAGCGCCAGGCCTGGCGCCGGCGCTGGCGGCAGGCGGTGGAGCGCAGCCTGCACTGGCAGACCGAGGACAGCGCCCCTGACGCCGCCGGCCCGCCGCGGCAGAGCACCACGACGACGACGACCACCACCACCCTCACCGGAGCTGCCTGA
- the stpA gene encoding glucosylglycerol 3-phosphatase, whose product MPLSPHALSPDALLDDLAHPGELLVVQDLDGVCMELVHDPRQRRMDPAYLRAARRLEGQFAVLTNGEHEGSRGVNRVVEAALAGQADPAAEGLYLPGLAAGGVQLQDRFARVSHPGVSAGEIAFLAAVPEQLQRRLLERLPALLPRLGAERRAALVEAAVLDNPLSPSLNLNGLFAAVEGDVGRQQDLQQLALEVMGQLLERAAGAGLGDAFFLHLAPNLGSRDGREQLKPAGEAGTGTTDFQLMLRGALKEVGLLVLLNQAIGRRSGTAPLGAAFNVRTAPHDHPSLLELARSAIPPALMPRLVGVGDTITSVPAPGGGWLRGGSDRGFLTLLQELGEVFGTANRVVLVDSSGGAVDRPCHAGGDLAGLTDPQDPLRIDASLPGGPRQYVALFQELAERRS is encoded by the coding sequence ATGCCCCTCTCTCCCCATGCCCTGAGCCCGGACGCTCTGCTCGACGACCTGGCCCATCCGGGCGAGCTGCTGGTCGTGCAGGACCTCGATGGGGTGTGCATGGAGCTGGTGCACGACCCGCGCCAGCGGCGGATGGATCCGGCCTACCTGCGGGCTGCCCGCAGGCTGGAGGGGCAGTTCGCCGTGCTCACCAACGGCGAGCACGAGGGCAGCCGGGGGGTGAACCGGGTGGTGGAGGCGGCCCTGGCGGGCCAGGCCGATCCCGCCGCCGAGGGGCTTTACCTGCCCGGGCTGGCGGCGGGCGGCGTGCAGCTGCAGGACCGCTTCGCGCGGGTGAGCCACCCGGGGGTGAGCGCCGGCGAGATCGCCTTTCTCGCCGCGGTGCCCGAGCAGCTGCAGCGCCGCCTGCTGGAGCGGCTGCCGGCCCTGCTGCCGCGGCTCGGGGCCGAGCGGCGCGCCGCCCTGGTGGAGGCGGCCGTGCTCGACAACCCCCTCTCCCCGAGCCTCAACCTCAACGGCCTGTTCGCCGCTGTGGAGGGTGACGTGGGCCGTCAGCAGGACCTGCAGCAGCTGGCGCTGGAGGTGATGGGGCAACTGCTGGAGCGGGCCGCCGGCGCAGGGCTGGGCGACGCGTTCTTCCTCCACCTGGCTCCGAACCTGGGCAGCCGCGACGGCCGCGAGCAGCTCAAGCCCGCCGGCGAGGCCGGCACCGGCACCACCGACTTCCAGCTGATGCTGCGCGGCGCCCTCAAGGAGGTGGGCCTGCTGGTGCTGCTCAACCAGGCGATCGGGCGCCGCAGCGGCACCGCTCCCCTCGGCGCCGCCTTCAACGTGCGCACCGCCCCCCATGACCACCCCAGCCTGCTGGAGCTGGCCCGCTCGGCCATCCCGCCGGCCCTGATGCCGCGGCTGGTGGGGGTGGGCGACACGATCACCTCGGTGCCGGCACCCGGCGGCGGCTGGCTGCGGGGCGGCAGCGACCGCGGCTTCCTCACCCTGCTGCAGGAGCTGGGGGAGGTGTTCGGCACCGCCAACCGGGTGGTGCTGGTGGACAGCAGCGGCGGCGCCGTGGACCGCCCCTGCCACGCCGGTGGCGATCTGGCCGGCCTCACCGACCCGCAGGATCCCCTGCGGATCGACGCCAGCCTCCCCGGCGGGCCGCGCCAGTACGTGGCGCTGTTCCAGGAACTGGCGGAGCGCAGGAGCTGA
- a CDS encoding glycerol-3-phosphate dehydrogenase/oxidase has product MTVDLLVIGGGATGATVALEAVRRGLSVTLVEAGDIALGTSSRSTKLLHGGVRYLELAFKRLDWRQLQLVREALGERGFWLEAVPFLAQRLELLLPTAGFLQQAYYGMGLSLYDLLAGRRGIGASRWLGRQAVRRQLPELAPGFSGVAYSDGQFDDARLNLLIARTAQALGVTVHTRTRVVELLRQGDRLAGAVVEDARSGERRELPARVVLNATGIGADAIRRLADPEQPPRLQASRGMHVVLKANLCPGGTGLLIPSTADGRVLFMLPFFGRTLVGTTDTPCPLAEANQPSAEEEAYLLSYVRRWFPGHGEPEVASRWAGARPLLRPAAAATGDTATVVREHEVETLPSGLISVMGGKWTTCRPMALDGLEAVAAQLGHPLGEPAGPTPILGAAASPEATRRELAALEHRLLEHHGPQLVRHLLASHGLQAEAVLACAATPQEWEPLSAVIPLTASEVRHAARHEWARSPEDVLARRCRLSFVDTAEAERLTPLVQELLDQELADAPGRPAAAETTLESVAESASGSPTSHQKNP; this is encoded by the coding sequence ATGACCGTGGATCTGCTTGTGATCGGCGGTGGCGCCACCGGCGCCACCGTGGCGCTCGAGGCCGTGCGCCGGGGGCTCTCGGTGACCCTGGTGGAGGCGGGCGACATCGCCCTCGGCACCAGCAGCCGCAGCACCAAGCTGCTGCACGGCGGCGTGCGCTATCTCGAGCTGGCCTTCAAGCGGCTCGACTGGCGCCAGCTGCAGCTGGTGCGGGAGGCCCTGGGGGAACGGGGGTTCTGGCTGGAGGCGGTGCCGTTCCTGGCCCAGCGCCTGGAACTGCTGCTGCCCACGGCCGGCTTCCTGCAGCAGGCCTATTACGGCATGGGCCTGAGTCTCTACGACCTGCTGGCCGGCCGCCGCGGCATCGGCGCCAGCCGCTGGCTGGGCCGGCAGGCGGTGCGGCGGCAGTTGCCCGAGCTGGCGCCGGGCTTCAGCGGCGTGGCCTACAGCGACGGCCAGTTCGACGATGCCCGGCTGAATCTGCTGATCGCCCGCACCGCCCAGGCTCTGGGCGTGACCGTGCACACCCGCACCCGGGTGGTGGAGCTGCTGCGCCAGGGCGATCGCCTCGCCGGCGCGGTGGTGGAGGACGCCCGCAGCGGCGAGCGCCGCGAGCTGCCGGCGCGGGTGGTGCTCAACGCCACCGGCATCGGCGCCGACGCGATCCGCCGCCTGGCCGATCCCGAGCAGCCACCGCGGCTGCAGGCCAGCCGCGGCATGCACGTGGTGCTCAAGGCCAACCTCTGCCCCGGCGGCACCGGCCTGCTCATCCCCTCCACCGCGGATGGGCGGGTGCTGTTCATGCTGCCCTTCTTCGGCCGCACCCTGGTGGGCACCACCGACACGCCCTGCCCGCTGGCGGAGGCCAACCAGCCGAGTGCGGAGGAAGAGGCCTACCTGCTCAGCTACGTGCGCCGCTGGTTCCCCGGGCACGGCGAACCGGAGGTGGCCAGCCGCTGGGCCGGAGCCCGGCCGCTGCTGCGGCCCGCCGCTGCCGCCACCGGCGACACGGCCACCGTGGTGCGGGAGCACGAGGTGGAGACCCTCCCCTCGGGCCTGATCAGCGTGATGGGGGGCAAGTGGACCACCTGCCGGCCCATGGCCCTCGATGGTCTGGAGGCCGTGGCGGCCCAGCTGGGCCATCCCCTGGGCGAGCCGGCGGGGCCGACGCCGATCCTGGGGGCCGCCGCCAGCCCCGAGGCCACCCGCCGGGAACTGGCGGCCCTCGAGCATCGCCTCCTGGAGCACCATGGCCCGCAGCTGGTGCGGCACCTGCTGGCCAGCCACGGGCTGCAGGCCGAAGCCGTGCTGGCCTGCGCCGCCACGCCGCAGGAGTGGGAGCCCCTCAGTGCCGTGATCCCCCTCACCGCCTCCGAGGTGCGCCATGCGGCCCGCCATGAATGGGCCCGCAGCCCCGAGGATGTGCTGGCCCGTCGCTGCCGCCTGAGCTTCGTGGACACGGCCGAGGCGGAGCGGCTCACCCCGCTGGTGCAGGAGCTGCTGGATCAGGAGCTCGCTGACGCGCCGGGCCGGCCGGCGGCGGCGGAGACCACGCTGGAGTCGGTGGCTGAGTCGGCGTCGGGTTCGCCCACCAGCCACCAGAAGAACCCGTAG
- a CDS encoding alpha-amylase family protein gives MPDPQVRWWEGCVIYEVMPRSFADADGDGIGDLAGIAAKLAYLEWLGVDAIWLTPIYPSPLKDGGYDITDFTAIHPELGGLEDLTRLLEEAQARGIRVVLDLVLNHTSVLHPWFQRARWAAKGSPERDFYVWRDDDRSYAEAPVLFRHFEESNWEWDAVAGQYYLHRFLRHQPDLNYANPAVQEEMLAVVDFWLAQGVDGFRLDAVPFLFEQEGSRCEGLPETHAFLRRLRRRVDACGREVLLLAEAIQPVQESAPYLAEGELHAAFEFGLTAHLFAAVARGRCDQLRRCLREAQATVPGCRWALPLRNHDELWLGDGHLVDESVIEAVRTGFPNAEGHWLNWGINRRLAPLLNGDPRPNTLLHGLIYSLPGIPCLYYGDELGMGDWPGLRDRDANRTPMAWTPERNGGFSTAPDPLLVLPPITAPGYDYRVVNVAVQQQLSGSLLNWHHRMLTSRRQLPALRSGDFQLLESGHPSVLCYARRSEDMTVMVAANLSAAGASTQLDLDRWRGSRVREVLWGCEFPAASDAWYVYLPAYGFFWWLVGEPDADSATDSSVVSAAAGRPGASASS, from the coding sequence ATGCCCGATCCCCAGGTGCGTTGGTGGGAAGGCTGTGTGATCTACGAGGTGATGCCGCGCAGCTTCGCCGACGCCGACGGTGACGGCATCGGCGATCTGGCCGGCATCGCCGCCAAGCTGGCCTACCTGGAGTGGCTGGGGGTGGACGCGATCTGGCTGACGCCGATCTACCCCTCCCCCCTCAAGGACGGCGGCTACGACATCACCGACTTCACCGCCATCCACCCGGAGCTCGGCGGCCTCGAGGATCTGACGCGGCTGCTGGAGGAGGCCCAGGCCCGCGGAATCCGCGTGGTGCTCGATCTGGTGCTGAACCACACCAGCGTGCTGCACCCCTGGTTCCAGCGGGCCCGCTGGGCCGCCAAGGGCAGCCCCGAGCGCGACTTCTACGTGTGGCGCGACGACGACCGCAGCTACGCCGAGGCGCCGGTGCTGTTCCGCCACTTCGAGGAGTCGAACTGGGAATGGGACGCGGTGGCCGGCCAGTACTACCTGCACCGCTTCCTGCGCCACCAGCCCGACCTCAACTACGCCAACCCGGCCGTGCAGGAGGAGATGCTGGCGGTGGTGGACTTCTGGCTGGCCCAGGGGGTGGACGGCTTCCGCCTCGACGCCGTGCCCTTTCTGTTCGAGCAGGAGGGCAGCCGCTGTGAGGGCCTGCCCGAAACCCACGCCTTCCTGCGGCGACTGCGCCGGCGGGTGGACGCCTGCGGCCGGGAGGTGCTGCTGCTGGCGGAGGCCATCCAGCCCGTGCAGGAATCGGCGCCCTACCTGGCGGAGGGGGAACTGCACGCCGCCTTCGAGTTCGGGCTCACCGCCCACCTGTTCGCGGCGGTGGCACGGGGCCGCTGCGATCAGCTGCGCCGCTGCCTGCGCGAGGCCCAGGCCACGGTGCCGGGCTGCCGCTGGGCCCTGCCGCTGCGCAACCACGACGAGCTCTGGCTGGGGGACGGCCATCTGGTGGACGAATCCGTGATCGAGGCGGTGCGCACCGGCTTCCCCAACGCGGAGGGGCACTGGCTGAACTGGGGCATCAACCGGCGCCTCGCCCCCCTGCTCAACGGCGACCCGCGCCCCAACACGCTGCTGCACGGGCTGATCTACAGCCTGCCGGGCATCCCCTGCCTGTACTACGGCGACGAGCTGGGCATGGGCGACTGGCCCGGCCTGCGGGACCGGGACGCCAACCGCACGCCGATGGCCTGGACGCCGGAGCGCAACGGCGGCTTCTCCACCGCCCCCGATCCGCTGCTGGTGCTCCCCCCCATCACCGCACCCGGCTACGACTACCGCGTGGTGAACGTGGCGGTGCAGCAGCAGCTCTCCGGCTCCCTGCTCAACTGGCACCACCGCATGCTCACCAGCCGCCGGCAGCTGCCGGCCCTGCGCTCCGGCGACTTCCAGCTGCTGGAGAGCGGCCACCCCAGCGTGCTCTGCTACGCGCGCCGCAGCGAGGACATGACGGTGATGGTGGCCGCCAATCTCTCGGCCGCCGGGGCCTCCACCCAGCTCGACCTGGACCGCTGGCGCGGCAGCCGGGTGCGGGAGGTGCTCTGGGGCTGCGAGTTCCCCGCCGCCAGTGACGCCTGGTACGTGTACCTGCCGGCCTACGGGTTCTTCTGGTGGCTGGTGGGCGAACCCGACGCCGACTCAGCCACCGACTCCAGCGTGGTCTCCGCCGCCGCCGGCCGGCCCGGCGCGTCAGCGAGCTCCTGA
- a CDS encoding carbohydrate ABC transporter permease, which translates to MAPALLLLLAVFLWPILDYAGLSLQAQSVFTGLKPVPVGLANWERLLGDGRFWQDALQTVRFAAVSVGLELLLGLGIALLLHQRWRGRGVVRSLTLLPWALPTTVMALGWRWIFNDPNGPINGLLQLLGLPTLPFLASPQLAWLAVVFADVWKTTPFVALLLLAGLQMIPADLYEAFALEGGGAWQALRRITLPLLQPYIFIVLLFRLAQALGVFDLVVVLTGGGPASSTESLALYAYLNAMRFLDFGYSATVMLGMFVLLLAGAALLVLSQRRAGGGAS; encoded by the coding sequence ATGGCGCCGGCCCTGCTGCTGCTGCTGGCGGTGTTCCTCTGGCCGATCCTCGACTACGCCGGCCTGAGCCTGCAGGCCCAGTCGGTGTTCACGGGCCTGAAGCCCGTGCCGGTGGGCCTGGCCAACTGGGAGCGGCTGCTGGGGGATGGGCGCTTCTGGCAGGACGCCCTGCAGACCGTACGTTTCGCGGCCGTGTCCGTGGGGCTGGAGCTGCTGCTGGGCCTGGGCATCGCCCTGCTGCTGCATCAGCGCTGGCGGGGCCGCGGCGTGGTGCGCAGCCTCACCCTGCTGCCCTGGGCCCTGCCCACCACGGTGATGGCCCTGGGCTGGCGCTGGATCTTCAACGATCCCAACGGCCCGATCAACGGCCTGCTGCAGCTGCTGGGCCTGCCGACCCTGCCGTTCCTGGCCTCCCCCCAGCTGGCCTGGCTGGCGGTGGTGTTCGCCGACGTCTGGAAGACCACCCCGTTCGTGGCCCTGCTGCTGCTGGCCGGCCTGCAGATGATCCCGGCCGACCTCTACGAGGCCTTCGCCCTCGAGGGGGGCGGCGCCTGGCAGGCCCTGCGCCGCATCACCCTGCCCCTGCTGCAGCCCTACATCTTCATCGTGCTGCTGTTCCGCCTGGCCCAGGCGCTCGGGGTGTTCGACCTGGTGGTGGTGCTCACCGGCGGCGGCCCGGCCAGCAGCACCGAGAGCCTGGCGCTCTACGCCTACCTCAACGCCATGCGTTTCCTCGATTTCGGCTACAGCGCCACCGTGATGCTCGGCATGTTCGTGCTGCTGCTGGCCGGCGCCGCCCTGCTGGTGCTCAGCCAGCGCCGCGCCGGGGGGGGCGCGTCATGA
- a CDS encoding ABC transporter substrate-binding protein: MSLAGRRTRLGRGLGLALALGLAVALAWGGLVWARAPVTVRVLMPAPFADATAELVDAFNRGQRNVRLAVTRGPFETESVSDLAISSLLLGDSPYDLLLMDVTWTAKYAAAGWLLPLDDWLGPDALAPLAPGAREGNRIDGRLWRVPLVADMGLLYWRTDLMDEPPRTPAELVAVSRDLQRRGQVRWGYVWQGRQYEGLSCVFLEVLHGFGGTWGPVGPGFGLDSAAATEAATWLRSLIDTGVSPPAVANFAEPEALQSFEAGEAAFLRNWPYAWQELQGSGSRVAGKVGVTTMVAEPGRSPGATQGSWGLSVLAGSRHPAEAVQALQALTGPASQRRLVERWGYTPTLTALFDDPELVAQRPLLPVLRAALEDAVLRPINPGYAQLSDIVQRQLSGVITGDTAPGKAMARAGRASRQLLEASGQRAASGREVTP; encoded by the coding sequence TTGAGCCTGGCCGGGAGGCGGACACGGCTGGGCCGCGGCCTGGGCCTGGCGCTGGCCCTCGGCCTGGCCGTCGCCCTCGCCTGGGGCGGCCTGGTGTGGGCGCGGGCCCCGGTGACGGTGCGGGTGCTGATGCCGGCCCCCTTCGCCGATGCCACCGCCGAGCTGGTGGACGCCTTCAACCGCGGGCAGCGGAATGTCCGCCTGGCCGTGACCCGCGGCCCCTTCGAGACCGAGTCGGTGTCGGATCTGGCGATCAGCAGCCTGCTGCTGGGCGACAGCCCCTACGACCTGCTGCTGATGGACGTGACCTGGACGGCCAAGTACGCCGCCGCCGGCTGGCTGCTGCCCCTCGACGACTGGCTGGGTCCCGACGCCCTCGCCCCCCTCGCCCCCGGCGCCCGCGAGGGCAACCGCATCGACGGCCGCCTCTGGCGCGTCCCACTGGTGGCGGACATGGGCCTGCTCTACTGGCGCACCGACCTGATGGACGAGCCGCCCCGCACCCCCGCCGAGCTGGTGGCCGTCTCCCGCGACCTGCAGCGCCGGGGCCAGGTGCGCTGGGGCTACGTGTGGCAGGGCCGCCAGTACGAAGGGCTCAGCTGCGTGTTCCTGGAGGTGCTGCACGGCTTTGGCGGCACCTGGGGACCCGTCGGGCCCGGCTTCGGGCTCGACTCCGCCGCAGCCACGGAAGCGGCCACCTGGCTGCGCAGCCTCATCGACACGGGCGTCAGTCCACCGGCCGTGGCCAACTTCGCCGAACCCGAGGCGCTGCAGAGCTTCGAGGCCGGCGAGGCCGCCTTCCTGCGCAACTGGCCCTATGCCTGGCAGGAGCTGCAGGGCAGCGGCAGCCGCGTGGCCGGCAAGGTGGGGGTCACCACGATGGTGGCCGAGCCCGGCCGGTCCCCAGGCGCCACCCAGGGCAGCTGGGGGCTCTCGGTGCTCGCCGGCAGCCGCCATCCGGCCGAGGCCGTGCAGGCGCTGCAGGCCCTCACAGGCCCGGCCAGCCAGCGCCGGCTGGTGGAGCGCTGGGGCTACACGCCCACCCTCACCGCCCTGTTCGACGACCCGGAGCTGGTGGCGCAGCGGCCGCTGCTGCCGGTGCTGCGCGCCGCCCTCGAGGACGCCGTGCTGCGGCCGATCAACCCCGGCTACGCCCAGCTCAGCGACATCGTGCAGCGCCAGCTCAGCGGCGTGATCACCGGCGACACGGCGCCCGGGAAAGCCATGGCCCGCGCCGGCCGCGCCAGCCGGCAGCTGCTGGAGGCCAGCGGCCAGCGCGCCGCCAGCGGCCGGGAGGTGACGCCGTGA
- a CDS encoding ABC transporter ATP-binding protein has translation MSSTTPALRLDRLERRLDGKVILAGIDLSVEAGECLALLGPSGCGKSTILRLIAGLDQPDGGRILLDGRDLTGVEAGRRQVAMVFQSYALYPHLSVARNLSLGMELRGVPRQRRQEAMARVLAMLQLEGFRDRRPADLSGGQRQRVALARALLREPRVFLLDEPMSNLDAQLREELRPQLRAILCGGQAPVVYVTHDQQEAMGIADRIAVLQDGRLQQCGTPQELYGRPANVVVASFIGRPQINLLPMDDGTVLGIRPEHLHPVAEGGLPVQVRSREWHGASQQLTLASRHGELRWTTGGSQEIGAALQLGWDPCHEHRFHQASGERC, from the coding sequence ATGAGCAGCACGACCCCGGCCCTGCGCCTGGACAGGCTGGAGCGGCGCCTGGACGGCAAGGTGATCCTGGCCGGCATCGACCTTTCGGTGGAGGCTGGTGAATGCCTCGCCCTGCTGGGGCCGAGCGGCTGCGGCAAGAGCACGATCCTGCGCCTGATCGCCGGGCTCGATCAGCCCGATGGCGGGCGGATCCTCCTCGACGGCCGCGACCTGACCGGGGTGGAGGCGGGCCGGCGCCAGGTGGCGATGGTGTTCCAGAGCTACGCGCTCTACCCCCACCTCAGCGTGGCGCGCAACCTCTCGCTGGGCATGGAGCTGCGGGGCGTGCCGCGGCAGCGCCGCCAGGAGGCCATGGCCCGGGTGCTGGCGATGCTGCAGCTGGAGGGCTTCCGCGATCGCCGCCCGGCCGACCTCTCCGGCGGGCAGCGCCAGCGGGTGGCCCTGGCCCGGGCCCTGCTGCGGGAGCCGCGGGTGTTCCTGCTGGACGAACCGATGAGCAACCTCGATGCCCAGTTGCGCGAGGAGCTGCGGCCCCAGCTGCGCGCCATCCTCTGCGGCGGCCAGGCGCCGGTGGTGTACGTGACCCACGACCAGCAGGAGGCCATGGGCATCGCCGACCGCATCGCCGTGCTGCAGGACGGCCGGCTGCAGCAGTGCGGCACCCCCCAGGAGCTCTACGGCCGGCCCGCCAACGTGGTGGTGGCCAGCTTCATCGGCCGCCCCCAGATCAACCTGCTGCCGATGGACGACGGCACCGTGCTCGGCATCCGGCCCGAACACCTCCATCCGGTGGCGGAGGGGGGATTGCCGGTGCAGGTGCGCAGCCGCGAGTGGCATGGCGCCAGCCAGCAGCTCACCCTGGCCAGCCGCCACGGCGAGCTGCGCTGGACCACCGGCGGCAGCCAGGAGATCGGCGCGGCGCTGCAGCTGGGCTGGGACCCCTGCCACGAACATCGCTTCCACCAGGCCAGCGGAGAGCGCTGCTGA